One genomic region from Diabrotica undecimpunctata isolate CICGRU chromosome 9, icDiaUnde3, whole genome shotgun sequence encodes:
- the LOC140451155 gene encoding uncharacterized protein, whose translation MLSLNIIEPSTSSYCSPLWLTKKKDGSFKICFDGRKLNSITSKEANLTVNLDKCNFCRPNLKFLGYVVDSQGLRTDPDKVTAIKDFPIPKTTTQLRRILGMCGYYRRFVRSYSTLLSPLTDLLKNRKKGQTITWNPEADDAFHRIKEALTSAPVMTSPDFSEHFYLMTDYSNTASGGVLFQMKDGSEHPIAYTSKKLNKAQKITPLPSGNSLL comes from the coding sequence ATGCTCTCCTTAAATATTATTGAACCTTCTACCTCTTCATATTGTAGTCCTCTGTGGCTTACAAAGAAGAAGGATGGATCATTCAAaatttgttttgatggtcgtaaaTTAAACAGTATCACATCGAAAGAGGCTAATCTCACTGTCAACTtggataaatgtaatttttgtcgtCCTAATCTCAAATTCCTGGGATATGTTGTTGATAGTCAAGGTTTGAGGACAGATCCTGACAAGGTAACCGCTATCAAGGACTTCCCCATACCTAAAACAACTACTCAGTTACGTAGGATCTTGGGTATGTGTGGGTACTATCGAAGGTTTGTACGTTCTTATTCCACTTTATTATCACCTCTTACTGACCTCCTTAAGAATAGGAAAAAGGGTCAGACTATTACCTGGAATCCTGAGGCTGATGATGCTTTTCATCGTATTAAAGAAGCTCTTACCAGTGCTCCTGTCATGACTTCTCCTGATTTCAGTGAACACTTTTACCTCATGACAGATTATTCTAatactgcttcaggtggtgtcctCTTTCAGATGAAAGATGGTTCTGAGCACCCCATAGCGTACACTAGTAAGAAGCTCAATAAGGCCCAGAAAATTACTCCACTACCGAGCGGGAACTCCTTGCTATAA